A single Natrinema pellirubrum DSM 15624 DNA region contains:
- a CDS encoding beta-CASP ribonuclease aCPSF1, with translation MSTVEQQLDDLKAQITSELPSDISVSSVKYEGPELVVYTRDPKKFAQQGDLIRQLASKLRKRITVRPDPSVLSRPEQAREEIMNVIPDDAGVTDLDFHADTGEVVIEAEKPGMVIGRHGSTLREITKNVGWTPEVVRTPPIESSTVSNVRSFLKQERDERRDILEKVGRQIHREEMSDDEYVRITTLGCCREVGRASFILSTPETRILIDCGDKPGAEGEVPYLHAPEALGAGPQTIDAVVLTHAHLDHSALIPLLFKYGYDGPIYCTEPTRDMMGLLTLDYLDVAAKEGRSPPYESEQVREAIKHCIPLEYGDVTDIAPDVKLTFHNAGHILGSAVSHFHIGDGLYNVAFSGDIHYDDTRLFNGAVNDFPRVETLVLESTYGGRNDYQTDQEDSERNLKEVINETYERDGKVVIPAFAVGRSQEIMLVLEEAMRNGDIPSMPVHLDGMIWEATAIHTTYPEYLRDDLRDRIFHEDENPFLADEFNHIDGGEEERQDVADGEPCIILSTSGMVTGGPIMSWLSHIGPDPDSSLVFVGYQAQGTLGRRIQNGWDEIPTSEVGAMGNGGGRGTLSLNMNVETVDGFSGHADRAGLENFVKTMNPRPEKVLCVHGDERSTQDLSSALYHEYDMRTFAPKNLETFRFL, from the coding sequence ATGAGTACTGTAGAGCAGCAACTCGACGATCTCAAAGCACAGATCACGAGCGAGTTACCGAGCGATATCTCGGTCTCCTCAGTGAAATACGAAGGCCCAGAACTGGTGGTCTACACTCGCGATCCGAAGAAGTTCGCCCAGCAGGGCGACCTCATTCGGCAACTGGCGAGCAAGCTTCGCAAGCGGATCACCGTTCGTCCCGATCCGAGCGTCCTCTCGCGGCCAGAACAGGCCCGCGAGGAGATCATGAACGTGATCCCCGACGACGCCGGAGTCACGGATCTCGACTTCCACGCCGACACCGGCGAAGTCGTCATCGAGGCCGAAAAGCCCGGCATGGTCATCGGCCGTCACGGGTCGACGCTCCGGGAAATCACGAAAAACGTCGGCTGGACGCCCGAAGTTGTCCGCACGCCGCCGATCGAGTCCTCGACCGTCTCGAACGTTCGGAGCTTCCTCAAGCAGGAACGCGACGAGCGCCGGGACATTCTGGAGAAGGTCGGCCGACAGATCCACCGCGAGGAGATGTCCGACGACGAGTACGTCCGCATCACCACGCTGGGCTGCTGTCGCGAGGTCGGTCGCGCCTCCTTCATCCTCTCGACGCCCGAGACGCGGATCCTCATCGACTGCGGGGACAAGCCCGGCGCGGAAGGCGAAGTGCCGTACCTCCACGCGCCCGAGGCGCTCGGCGCGGGCCCACAGACCATCGACGCGGTCGTGCTGACCCACGCTCACCTCGACCACTCCGCACTGATCCCGCTCCTGTTCAAGTACGGCTACGACGGCCCGATCTACTGTACCGAGCCCACCCGGGACATGATGGGGCTGCTGACGCTCGACTACCTCGACGTCGCGGCCAAGGAGGGCCGCAGCCCGCCCTACGAGAGCGAGCAGGTCCGCGAGGCGATCAAACACTGCATCCCGCTCGAGTACGGCGACGTCACCGACATCGCGCCCGACGTCAAGCTCACGTTCCACAACGCGGGCCACATTCTCGGCTCGGCCGTCTCGCACTTCCACATCGGTGACGGCCTCTACAACGTCGCCTTCTCCGGCGACATCCACTACGACGACACCCGCCTGTTCAACGGCGCAGTCAACGACTTCCCCCGCGTCGAGACGCTCGTCCTCGAGTCGACTTACGGCGGTCGCAACGACTACCAGACCGATCAGGAAGACTCCGAGCGCAACCTCAAGGAGGTCATCAACGAGACCTACGAGCGCGACGGCAAGGTCGTCATCCCCGCCTTCGCCGTGGGGCGATCACAGGAGATCATGCTCGTCTTAGAGGAGGCGATGCGCAACGGCGATATTCCGTCGATGCCGGTCCATCTCGACGGGATGATCTGGGAGGCGACTGCGATCCACACGACCTACCCCGAGTACCTCCGGGACGACCTGCGCGACCGGATCTTCCACGAAGACGAGAACCCGTTCCTCGCCGACGAGTTCAACCACATCGACGGCGGCGAGGAAGAACGGCAGGACGTCGCCGACGGCGAGCCCTGTATCATCCTCTCGACCTCGGGGATGGTCACCGGCGGTCCGATCATGTCCTGGCTCTCCCACATCGGCCCCGATCCGGACTCCTCGCTCGTCTTCGTTGGCTACCAGGCTCAGGGAACGCTTGGTCGTCGCATCCAGAACGGCTGGGACGAGATCCCCACCAGCGAGGTCGGTGCCATGGGCAACGGCGGCGGCCGCGGCACCCTCTCGCTGAACATGAACGTCGAAACCGTCGACGGCTTCTCCGGCCATGCCGACCGCGCCGGCCTCGAGAACTTCGTCAAGACGATGAACCCCCGTCCGGAGAAGGTGCTGTGTGTTCACGGCGACGAACGCTCCACGCAGGACCTCTCGTCGGCACTCTACCACGAGTACGATATGCGGACCTTCGCGCCGAAGAACTTGGAGACCTTCCGCTTCCTCTGA
- the mutS gene encoding DNA mismatch repair protein MutS — MDPALGPPEAMAEKRDELTPMMRQYHDLCARYDDAIVLFQVGDFYETFCGAAERTARLLEVALTSREDSTGEYPMSGIPIDNAESYIEELLEAGYRVAVADQIEEPGESPGVVERAVTRVITPGTLTEDELLAGDDNNFVAAIARGAGTEGDTAEIALALLDVSTGDFLATSSSSCEAIADEVSRFDPAEAVVGPDAPTDLLPENCMVTPYDETAFDRDRAGAKLSAYFRNPDALLASDAEIRACGALLSYAEYVRGGAHEGERGETADKAETEGDAPDDEDHHLEYLTHLTRYDPREYLLLDAVALRSLELFEPRTVHGRDDATLVGVLDETASALGGRKLRDWLRRPLLEPDRIEARLDAVEELMGAVQTRERLHELLRDVYDLERLIGRISRERANARDLRSLRDTLAVVPEVREELADADCGRLRRLHDALDPLADVRELIDDAVVADPPIEITEGGVIAEGYDADLDDLRGTARDGKQWIDDLEERERERTGIDSLKVGYNSVHGYYIEVTNPNLESVPENYQRRQTLKNSERFVTPELKEREDEIVGAEERADEREYELFCEVRREVAAEVERVQRLAEALATLDALVSLATAAAQYDYCRPEIIERGGGADSDGRVLEIEGGRHPVVERTQESFVPNDADFTDDRRLAVITGPNMSGKSTYMRQVAQIVLLAQVGSFVPASAARLTPVDRIFTRVGASDDIAGGRSTFMVEMDELATILREADENALVLLDEVGRGTSTADGMAIAQAITEHLHDRVGATTLFATHHHPLTELADDLAAAFTLHFEVEQVDGEVVFHHEIAPGAATGSYGVEVATAAGVPDSVVDRARELVAAADADTEPGDEATDTATASSDAPAAETAAATADGGDVPTDVAAELRALDLAHLTPVEALTELDRLKRLLEE; from the coding sequence ATGGATCCGGCGCTTGGCCCGCCCGAGGCGATGGCCGAGAAACGCGACGAGCTGACGCCGATGATGCGGCAGTATCACGATCTCTGTGCGCGCTATGACGACGCGATCGTTCTCTTTCAGGTGGGGGACTTCTACGAGACCTTCTGCGGAGCCGCGGAACGCACCGCGCGATTGCTCGAGGTCGCACTGACCAGCCGCGAGGACTCGACCGGCGAGTATCCGATGTCGGGCATCCCGATCGACAACGCCGAGTCGTACATCGAGGAGTTGCTCGAGGCCGGCTACCGGGTCGCGGTGGCCGATCAGATCGAAGAGCCCGGCGAGTCGCCGGGTGTCGTCGAGCGGGCGGTCACGCGGGTGATCACGCCCGGGACGCTCACCGAGGACGAACTGCTGGCGGGCGACGACAACAACTTCGTGGCCGCGATCGCCCGCGGCGCTGGGACCGAGGGCGATACCGCCGAGATCGCGCTGGCCCTGCTCGACGTCTCGACGGGCGATTTCCTCGCGACCAGCTCGAGTTCCTGCGAAGCGATCGCCGACGAGGTGAGTCGGTTCGACCCCGCCGAGGCAGTCGTCGGGCCGGACGCGCCCACTGACCTCCTCCCCGAGAACTGCATGGTCACGCCCTACGACGAGACCGCCTTCGACCGCGACCGAGCGGGAGCGAAGCTCTCGGCGTACTTCCGGAACCCCGATGCCCTGCTCGCCAGCGACGCCGAGATTCGGGCCTGCGGCGCGCTCCTCTCCTACGCGGAGTACGTCCGCGGCGGGGCACACGAGGGCGAACGCGGCGAGACCGCCGACAAGGCGGAGACCGAGGGCGACGCACCCGACGACGAGGACCACCACCTCGAGTATCTCACCCACCTCACGCGGTACGACCCTCGCGAGTACCTCCTGCTCGACGCCGTCGCCCTGCGGAGCCTCGAGCTGTTCGAACCCCGGACGGTTCACGGCCGCGACGATGCGACGCTGGTCGGCGTCTTGGACGAGACCGCGAGTGCGCTGGGCGGCCGGAAACTGCGGGACTGGCTTCGGCGACCGCTGCTCGAGCCCGACCGGATCGAGGCCCGTCTCGACGCCGTCGAGGAACTGATGGGCGCGGTACAGACTCGGGAACGACTGCACGAGCTGCTGCGGGACGTCTACGACCTCGAGCGCCTGATCGGGCGTATCTCCCGCGAGCGGGCGAACGCACGGGACCTGCGGTCGTTGCGGGACACGCTGGCCGTCGTCCCCGAGGTGCGCGAGGAACTCGCCGACGCCGACTGCGGCCGGCTCCGGCGGCTGCACGACGCCCTCGATCCGCTGGCCGACGTCCGGGAGCTGATCGACGACGCCGTCGTCGCCGACCCGCCGATCGAGATCACCGAGGGCGGGGTCATCGCCGAGGGCTACGACGCGGACTTAGACGACCTCCGGGGAACCGCCCGTGACGGCAAACAGTGGATCGACGACCTGGAGGAGCGCGAACGCGAGCGGACCGGGATCGACTCGCTGAAGGTCGGCTACAACTCGGTGCATGGCTACTACATCGAGGTGACGAACCCCAACCTCGAGTCGGTGCCCGAGAACTACCAGCGCCGCCAGACGCTGAAGAACTCCGAGCGGTTCGTCACGCCCGAACTCAAAGAGCGAGAGGACGAAATCGTCGGCGCGGAGGAGCGGGCCGACGAACGCGAGTACGAACTCTTCTGCGAGGTGCGTCGCGAGGTCGCCGCCGAGGTCGAGCGCGTCCAGCGGCTAGCCGAGGCCCTCGCCACGCTGGACGCGCTGGTCTCGCTCGCGACGGCCGCGGCGCAGTACGACTACTGCCGGCCCGAGATCATAGAGCGCGGGGGCGGTGCGGACAGCGACGGCCGCGTCCTCGAGATCGAGGGCGGTCGCCACCCCGTCGTCGAGCGGACCCAAGAGTCGTTCGTCCCGAACGACGCCGACTTCACCGACGACCGCCGACTGGCGGTGATCACAGGGCCGAACATGTCGGGGAAGTCGACCTATATGCGACAGGTCGCCCAGATCGTCCTGCTGGCACAGGTCGGCAGTTTCGTGCCCGCCAGCGCCGCCCGACTCACGCCGGTCGATCGGATCTTCACTCGCGTCGGGGCCAGCGACGACATCGCGGGCGGACGCTCGACGTTCATGGTCGAGATGGACGAACTCGCGACGATCCTGCGGGAGGCCGACGAGAACGCGCTGGTCCTGCTAGACGAGGTCGGTCGGGGTACTTCGACGGCCGACGGGATGGCAATCGCACAGGCGATCACCGAACACCTCCACGATCGGGTCGGCGCGACGACGCTTTTCGCGACCCACCACCACCCGCTGACCGAACTCGCCGACGACCTCGCGGCCGCCTTCACGCTGCATTTCGAGGTCGAACAGGTCGACGGCGAGGTCGTCTTCCACCACGAGATCGCACCCGGCGCGGCGACGGGATCCTACGGCGTCGAGGTCGCCACCGCGGCCGGCGTCCCCGATTCGGTCGTCGACCGCGCGCGGGAGCTGGTCGCGGCGGCCGACGCGGACACTGAGCCGGGGGACGAGGCGACCGACACCGCCACTGCCTCGAGCGACGCTCCGGCCGCCGAGACGGCAGCTGCGACCGCCGATGGAGGAGACGTGCCGACGGACGTGGCTGCGGAACTGCGCGCGCTCGATCTGGCCCACCTGACCCCCGTCGAGGCGCTGACGGAACTCGACCGGCTGAAGCGGTTGCTCGAGGAGTGA
- the gvpN gene encoding gas vesicle protein GvpN, which yields MADDTSRKRTVRGTKIRASREQKEGRKAKKKLARTASSVGERNGDSPLSDPEDVVPEPFVETDAVRSLRDRINGWLEADQPVHLIGPTGCGKTALALSAAAERGRPVVWLNGDESVDTAALVGSHAGGERYEEHDRYVSGVDKKTQIVRERWVDNPLSVAVREGATLVYNEFSRSDPAAHNVLLSVFEEGVLERPGKRGEDRTIDVHPEFRAILTSNDVEYAGVHEQQDALLDRFIGVHVDYYDDETEREIVGAHVDLSADDIAAIVAKTRALRDELEIVVGTRAAITAARGLTVFDGHDGDGEFDDETLTHVFTDVLAPKVAGGNGGDIEELRSKIAETV from the coding sequence ATGGCCGACGACACGTCGCGCAAGCGAACGGTCCGCGGCACGAAGATCCGTGCCAGTCGCGAGCAGAAGGAAGGTCGTAAAGCGAAGAAAAAGCTCGCGCGAACGGCATCGAGCGTCGGCGAACGCAACGGCGACAGTCCCCTTTCCGACCCCGAAGACGTCGTCCCCGAGCCGTTCGTCGAGACCGACGCGGTCCGGTCGCTGCGCGATCGGATCAACGGCTGGCTCGAGGCGGACCAGCCGGTCCACCTGATCGGGCCGACCGGCTGCGGGAAGACGGCGCTTGCCCTGTCGGCCGCCGCCGAGCGCGGCCGCCCGGTCGTCTGGCTCAACGGCGACGAGTCGGTCGACACCGCCGCGCTGGTCGGCTCCCACGCCGGCGGCGAGCGCTACGAGGAACACGACCGGTACGTCAGCGGCGTCGACAAGAAGACCCAGATCGTCCGCGAGCGCTGGGTCGACAACCCCCTCTCCGTGGCCGTCCGGGAGGGTGCGACGCTCGTCTACAACGAGTTCTCCCGCAGCGACCCCGCCGCCCACAACGTCTTGCTCTCGGTCTTCGAGGAAGGCGTTCTCGAGCGGCCGGGCAAGCGCGGCGAGGACCGGACGATCGACGTCCACCCCGAGTTCCGGGCGATCCTCACCTCGAACGACGTGGAGTACGCGGGCGTCCACGAACAGCAAGACGCCCTGCTCGATCGGTTCATCGGCGTCCATGTCGACTACTACGACGACGAGACCGAACGCGAGATCGTCGGCGCACACGTCGATCTCTCCGCGGACGATATCGCGGCCATCGTCGCGAAGACGCGGGCGCTCCGGGACGAACTCGAGATCGTCGTCGGCACTCGAGCGGCGATCACCGCCGCGCGGGGGCTGACCGTCTTCGACGGCCACGACGGGGACGGCGAGTTCGACGACGAGACGCTGACCCACGTCTTCACGGACGTCCTCGCGCCGAAGGTCGCCGGCGGGAACGGCGGCGACATCGAGGAACTACGATCGAAAATCGCCGAGACGGTCTGA
- the gvpA gene encoding gas vesicle protein GvpA, with the protein MAQPQRRPDSSSLAEVLDRVLDKGVVIDVWARISVVGIELLTIEARVVVASVDTFLHYAEEIAKIEQATAEGDLDELEELEVEPRPESSPKSAE; encoded by the coding sequence ATGGCACAACCACAACGCAGACCCGACTCCTCGAGCCTCGCGGAGGTACTGGACCGCGTCCTCGACAAGGGCGTCGTCATCGACGTCTGGGCGCGGATTTCGGTCGTCGGGATCGAACTCCTGACCATCGAGGCCCGCGTCGTGGTCGCCTCGGTCGACACCTTCCTGCACTACGCGGAGGAGATCGCAAAAATTGAGCAGGCCACGGCGGAGGGCGACCTCGACGAGCTGGAGGAACTCGAGGTCGAGCCCCGCCCAGAGTCGTCGCCGAAGTCGGCGGAGTAA
- a CDS encoding CHY zinc finger protein, with translation MQSIGDHTVRGVDVGPETRCAHYDTDRDVVAFRFACCEDFVPCFRCHEAVTDHEAVPWPRARFDEPSVLCGACGTALTVPDYLESDYRCPACDAAFNPGCANHAELYFETGSTDS, from the coding sequence GTGCAATCGATCGGTGACCACACGGTCCGCGGCGTCGATGTCGGTCCGGAAACGCGGTGTGCCCACTACGATACCGACCGCGACGTGGTCGCGTTCAGGTTCGCCTGCTGCGAGGACTTCGTCCCCTGTTTTCGCTGTCACGAGGCGGTGACGGATCACGAGGCCGTCCCGTGGCCACGCGCCCGGTTCGACGAGCCATCCGTCCTCTGTGGGGCCTGTGGAACCGCGCTCACCGTGCCCGACTACCTCGAGTCGGACTACCGCTGTCCGGCCTGCGACGCGGCCTTTAACCCCGGCTGTGCGAACCACGCCGAACTGTACTTCGAGACGGGGTCGACGGACTCGTAG
- the gvpF gene encoding gas vesicle protein GvpF, with the protein MFILDDLLFRPFVGIVNALHSIALDELYDVEALEADLKENQLLYELGERDEDEYRRRKERLEADLDVARDVHERLSSGRVEVKR; encoded by the coding sequence ATGTTCATCCTCGACGACCTCCTGTTCCGACCGTTCGTCGGCATCGTCAACGCCCTCCACTCGATCGCGCTCGACGAGCTGTACGATGTCGAGGCCCTCGAGGCCGACCTCAAGGAAAACCAGCTGCTGTACGAACTCGGCGAGCGCGACGAGGACGAGTACCGGCGTCGCAAGGAGCGACTCGAGGCGGACCTCGATGTCGCCCGCGACGTTCACGAGCGGCTCTCGAGCGGCCGCGTAGAGGTGAAACGATAA
- a CDS encoding GvpL/GvpF family gas vesicle protein — MSNRYVYGVVEADTVEFETEAVAGAERVYTVSHRRLGAVVSDIDTTDPEETDEDAQRHDEVLREIMDYDGGTTVVPMQFGMAFESDRALKNVLRGARPAFRRAMGDIEGTVELGLKLVSEDGADVDREAIEAEVADRLDPIAAQAVENDLFSDRLVFNRSYLVAEEDRAAFDDEIARFEDDHDELMVRYTGPFAPYSFVDVKIGAQQ; from the coding sequence ATGAGTAATCGATACGTCTACGGCGTCGTCGAAGCCGACACCGTCGAGTTCGAGACCGAGGCCGTCGCCGGTGCTGAGCGGGTCTACACCGTCTCGCATCGCCGGCTCGGAGCGGTCGTGTCGGACATCGACACCACCGACCCCGAGGAGACCGACGAGGACGCACAGCGCCACGACGAGGTCCTCCGCGAGATCATGGACTACGACGGCGGCACGACCGTCGTCCCGATGCAGTTCGGCATGGCCTTCGAGAGCGACCGGGCACTGAAGAACGTCTTGCGTGGTGCGCGACCCGCGTTCCGGCGCGCGATGGGCGACATCGAGGGCACGGTCGAACTCGGGCTCAAACTCGTCAGCGAGGACGGGGCCGACGTCGATCGCGAGGCGATCGAGGCCGAGGTCGCGGACCGCCTCGATCCGATCGCCGCACAGGCGGTCGAGAACGACCTGTTTAGCGACCGGCTCGTCTTCAACCGCTCGTACCTCGTCGCCGAGGAGGACCGGGCGGCGTTCGACGACGAGATCGCTCGCTTCGAGGACGATCACGACGAACTCATGGTCAGGTACACCGGGCCGTTCGCACCGTACAGCTTCGTCGACGTGAAAATCGGCGCTCAACAGTAA
- the nucS gene encoding endonuclease NucS yields MTDAAPRRRTETLQEPTPPVARDAVARGIDREAIVTVYGRCTVDYDGRATSYLEAGDRHLMLKPDGAALVHTDEGQQPVNWQPPGCDHAVSCADGELVVESLRSTPDERLAVRFSEVLQVSAFSGTDETDLALTGTEEDLRQRILEEPALLESGFTPLATERDTPAGAVDIYGEDEAGRTVVVELKRRRVGPDAVSQLRRYVDALERDLHADAAVRGILVAPSVTDRAGRLLTEHGLEFVSLEPPAE; encoded by the coding sequence GTGACCGACGCAGCGCCCCGCCGACGGACGGAAACGCTCCAGGAGCCGACACCGCCGGTCGCCCGCGACGCCGTCGCCCGCGGGATCGACCGGGAGGCGATCGTGACCGTCTACGGCCGCTGTACCGTCGACTACGACGGCCGAGCGACGAGTTACCTCGAGGCGGGGGATCGTCACCTCATGCTCAAGCCCGATGGGGCGGCGCTGGTCCACACCGACGAGGGCCAACAGCCGGTCAACTGGCAGCCGCCGGGCTGTGACCACGCCGTCAGCTGTGCGGACGGCGAACTCGTCGTCGAGAGCCTGCGGTCGACGCCCGACGAACGGCTCGCCGTCCGGTTCAGCGAGGTCCTGCAGGTCTCGGCCTTTTCTGGGACCGACGAGACGGACCTCGCACTGACCGGGACCGAGGAGGACCTCCGTCAGCGCATCCTCGAGGAGCCCGCCCTGCTCGAGAGTGGGTTCACACCGCTGGCGACCGAACGCGACACGCCGGCGGGAGCCGTCGACATCTACGGCGAGGACGAGGCGGGCCGAACGGTCGTCGTCGAACTGAAGCGCCGTCGGGTCGGGCCTGACGCGGTGAGCCAGCTTCGGCGGTACGTCGATGCCTTAGAGCGCGACCTCCACGCCGACGCGGCCGTCCGGGGCATCCTGGTCGCCCCCTCGGTGACCGACCGCGCCGGCCGGCTGTTGACCGAACACGGCCTCGAGTTCGTCTCGCTCGAGCCGCCGGCCGAGTGA
- a CDS encoding Hsp20/alpha crystallin family protein, which yields MTDSTPDDRDRDESADDSDYESDTWLSSLLSALESLEGDAASTSGRRRSDRAVFDYDISIRSGDDLTDDPSPSERRSFGGWPGEGTAGRDRSRKRRVRSTSPSSDHHVATREHEDELLVTADIAGVDPADVTVGFDDSMLVVAVDGTELDRVEVPWEERTAEAEMRNGVLTVHVRAQADDAATDDGTAADDGTDGGGDT from the coding sequence ATGACCGACAGCACCCCCGACGACCGTGACCGGGACGAATCGGCCGACGACAGCGACTACGAGAGCGACACCTGGCTCTCGAGCCTGCTGTCCGCACTGGAGTCTCTGGAGGGCGACGCGGCGTCGACCTCGGGCCGTCGCCGGAGCGACCGGGCGGTCTTCGATTACGACATCTCGATCCGGTCCGGCGACGATCTTACCGACGACCCATCGCCGTCGGAACGGCGTTCGTTCGGCGGGTGGCCGGGCGAGGGGACGGCCGGCCGCGATCGATCGCGAAAACGCCGCGTTCGGTCCACGAGCCCCTCGAGCGATCATCACGTCGCCACCCGGGAACACGAGGACGAACTGCTCGTCACGGCGGACATCGCCGGGGTCGATCCGGCGGACGTCACGGTCGGGTTCGACGACTCGATGCTCGTCGTCGCCGTCGACGGGACCGAACTCGATCGGGTCGAGGTTCCGTGGGAGGAGCGGACCGCCGAGGCCGAGATGAGAAACGGCGTACTGACGGTTCACGTCCGAGCGCAAGCGGACGACGCTGCGACTGACGACGGGACGGCCGCCGACGATGGGACGGACGGCGGAGGCGACACATGA
- the gvpO gene encoding gas vesicle protein GvpO, halophile-type, whose product MAEADTQSRAQCKARTEDGERCSRPAGEDGFCYQHDESDPTVSDSQASQEEEQGESDEIEEPRSRGTTHMTADEMTDPDEVEKEVDVEQEEIAGILAVRETVQSTAGQLIGHEFDGVSEISPTDDGWRAVVEVVERRAVPDTQDIIGRYEIELDPGATVHGYRRVDRYRRGDTAQFE is encoded by the coding sequence ATGGCCGAAGCCGACACGCAATCACGAGCGCAGTGCAAGGCCCGCACCGAGGACGGCGAGCGCTGCTCGCGGCCGGCCGGCGAGGACGGCTTCTGCTACCAACACGACGAGAGTGATCCAACAGTGAGCGATAGCCAAGCGAGTCAGGAGGAGGAACAGGGCGAGAGCGACGAGATCGAGGAGCCCCGCTCCCGCGGCACGACCCACATGACCGCCGACGAGATGACCGACCCCGACGAGGTCGAAAAGGAGGTCGACGTCGAGCAGGAGGAGATCGCGGGCATCCTCGCGGTTCGCGAGACGGTCCAGTCGACCGCCGGCCAACTCATCGGCCACGAGTTCGACGGCGTCAGCGAGATCTCGCCGACCGACGACGGCTGGCGCGCCGTCGTCGAGGTCGTCGAACGCAGAGCCGTCCCCGACACCCAGGACATCATCGGCCGCTACGAGATCGAACTCGATCCCGGCGCGACCGTCCACGGCTACCGCCGGGTCGACCGCTACCGGCGCGGCGACACCGCCCAGTTCGAGTGA
- a CDS encoding OmpH family outer membrane protein yields MSNLPTRRGFLALSGTGAATGLAGCSALESLTQDDSGSADGPLTVTVTPDQEQLRSLQQELRQSIENGNISEQEAGQRYQEKQRELTEEAATAVEDLADANGDVSIEKSSPAYGFFLVDGPAETIVAALQNGDISAIYPGDSYEQFAMQQAQLEQQQGAIDEQGDGTGNESGTGNESTGGNESTDGNGSTNESETDG; encoded by the coding sequence ATGTCGAACCTACCGACCCGCCGCGGGTTCCTCGCACTGTCCGGCACCGGCGCTGCCACGGGACTGGCCGGCTGTTCCGCCCTCGAGTCGTTGACACAGGACGACTCGGGAAGCGCCGACGGACCCCTGACGGTGACGGTCACCCCCGATCAGGAGCAGCTGCGGAGCCTCCAGCAGGAGCTTCGTCAGTCGATCGAGAACGGCAACATCAGCGAACAGGAAGCCGGCCAGCGCTATCAGGAGAAACAGCGCGAACTGACCGAGGAGGCCGCCACTGCGGTCGAGGACCTGGCAGACGCGAACGGCGACGTCTCGATCGAGAAGTCCTCGCCCGCGTACGGCTTCTTCCTCGTCGACGGGCCCGCCGAGACGATCGTCGCCGCCCTGCAGAACGGCGACATCAGCGCGATCTACCCCGGGGACAGCTACGAGCAGTTCGCCATGCAACAGGCCCAGCTCGAGCAACAGCAGGGAGCGATCGACGAGCAAGGCGACGGCACGGGCAACGAGTCCGGAACCGGGAACGAGTCTACCGGAGGCAACGAGTCGACCGACGGGAACGGCTCGACGAACGAGTCCGAGACGGACGGCTAG